A window from Pseudomonas kribbensis encodes these proteins:
- the cobA gene encoding uroporphyrinogen-III C-methyltransferase → MNAKVWLVGAGPGDPELLTLKAVRALHEADVVLIDDLVNDAVLEHCPGARIIPVGKRGGCRSTPQAFIHRLMLRYARQGKCVVRLKGGDPCIFGRGGEEAQWLRERGVEVELVNGITAGLAGATQCDIPLTLRGVARGVTLVTAHTQDDSQVNWQALAQSGTTLVIYMGVARLSEIREQLLAGGMAMETPVAMIENASLPQQRECRSDLTGMEEAANRFQLKSPAILVIGAVAAARSGLLAWPADQSA, encoded by the coding sequence ATGAACGCAAAAGTCTGGCTGGTGGGCGCAGGTCCCGGCGACCCTGAATTGCTGACGCTCAAAGCCGTGCGTGCCCTGCACGAAGCGGATGTGGTGCTGATCGACGATCTGGTCAATGACGCCGTGCTGGAGCACTGCCCTGGCGCGCGGATCATTCCGGTCGGCAAGCGCGGCGGCTGTCGCTCGACGCCTCAGGCATTCATTCATCGGCTGATGCTGCGTTATGCCCGCCAAGGCAAATGCGTGGTTCGCCTCAAGGGTGGCGACCCCTGCATCTTCGGCCGGGGTGGCGAGGAAGCGCAGTGGCTGCGTGAGCGCGGGGTTGAAGTGGAGTTGGTCAATGGCATCACTGCCGGGCTGGCCGGGGCGACGCAGTGTGATATTCCGCTGACTTTGCGCGGCGTGGCGCGGGGTGTGACGCTGGTTACCGCGCACACTCAGGATGACAGTCAGGTGAACTGGCAAGCGCTGGCGCAGAGTGGAACGACTTTGGTGATCTACATGGGAGTCGCCAGGCTCAGCGAGATTCGTGAGCAATTGCTGGCAGGCGGGATGGCGATGGAGACGCCGGTGGCGATGATCGAGAACGCATCCCTGCCGCAGCAGCGGGAATGCCGGAGCGATCTGACGGGGATGGAGGAAGCGGCCAACAGGTTCCAGCTCAAGAGTCCGGCCATTCTGGTGATTGGTGCGGTGGCGGCGGCCCGATCCGGTTTGCTCGCCTGGCCGGCCGATCAGTCAGCCTGA
- a CDS encoding mechanosensitive ion channel family protein gives MELDLWTQSLVTAMTALWTKVANFIPNLFGALVVLLLGFVVAKLLDTLLSKLLAKLGLDRLMGGTGLTKLMSRAGLQVPISTLIGKIVYWFVLLIFLVSAAESLGLERVSATLDMLALYVPKVFGAALVLLVGVLLAQLANGLVRGAAEGVGLDYASGLGRIAQGLVIIISISVAISQLEVKTDLLNHVIVIVLITVGLAVALAMGLGSREIAGQILAGIYVRELYQVGQQVRVGEVEGQIEEIGTVKTTLLTDEGELVSLSNRILLEQHVSSR, from the coding sequence ATGGAACTTGATCTCTGGACTCAGAGCCTCGTCACGGCAATGACTGCGTTGTGGACCAAAGTCGCTAATTTCATCCCGAACCTGTTCGGCGCACTGGTGGTGCTGCTGTTGGGCTTCGTCGTGGCCAAGCTGCTGGACACCTTGCTGTCCAAGCTGCTCGCCAAACTCGGCCTTGACCGCCTGATGGGCGGCACCGGCCTGACCAAATTGATGTCCCGTGCGGGACTGCAAGTGCCGATCTCGACCCTGATCGGAAAAATCGTATATTGGTTCGTTCTGCTGATTTTCCTGGTTTCTGCGGCAGAATCCCTTGGACTTGAGCGCGTTTCAGCTACGCTGGACATGTTGGCGCTGTATGTGCCGAAAGTTTTCGGCGCCGCGCTGGTATTGCTGGTGGGTGTATTGCTGGCGCAACTGGCCAACGGTCTGGTGCGCGGTGCGGCAGAAGGCGTCGGACTGGACTACGCTTCAGGACTTGGGCGTATTGCCCAGGGTCTGGTGATCATCATCAGTATCTCGGTCGCGATCAGTCAGCTCGAGGTCAAGACCGACCTGCTGAACCATGTGATCGTCATTGTATTGATTACCGTTGGTCTGGCGGTTGCGCTGGCCATGGGTTTGGGAAGCCGGGAAATTGCCGGTCAGATTCTTGCGGGAATCTATGTGCGTGAGTTGTATCAGGTTGGGCAACAAGTGCGTGTTGGCGAGGTCGAAGGCCAGATCGAAGAGATCGGCACGGTTAAGACCACATTGCTGACCGATGAGGGTGAGCTAGTCTCTCTCTCCAATCGGATCCTGCTGGAACAGCATGTGAGTAGCCGCTAA
- a CDS encoding OmpA family protein: MKLKNTLGLAIGSLIAATSFGALAQGQGAVEGELFYKKQYNDSVNHVEDGFNPGASIGYFLTDDVSLNFTYDKNNHTRSNDGTGSQKLDGDNFGLIAQYHFNNAGDALRPYVAGGVKHGSLTNVAADGHTGRDQSTYLNAGAGVKYYFAENFYARAGVDADYKLDNGRWNYAPVIGLGVNFGGGNKPAAAPVPAPAEVCSDSDNDGVCDNVDKCPNTPANVTVDADGCPAVAEVVRVELDVKFDFDKSVVKPNSYADIKNLADFMKQYPSTHTTVEGHTDSVGPDAYNQKLSERRANAVKQVLVNQYGVESSRVQSIGYGETRPVADNKTEAGRAVNRRVEAQVEAQAK; this comes from the coding sequence ATGAAACTGAAAAACACCTTGGGCTTGGCCATTGGTTCTTTGATTGCCGCTACTTCGTTCGGCGCACTGGCACAAGGCCAAGGCGCAGTTGAAGGCGAACTGTTCTACAAGAAGCAGTACAACGACAGCGTTAACCATGTCGAAGACGGCTTCAACCCAGGCGCCTCTATCGGTTACTTCTTGACCGACGACGTGTCGTTGAACTTCACCTACGACAAGAACAACCACACCCGTTCGAATGACGGCACTGGCAGCCAGAAGCTGGATGGCGACAACTTCGGCCTGATCGCTCAGTACCACTTCAACAACGCTGGTGACGCTCTGCGTCCTTACGTTGCTGGCGGTGTGAAGCACGGCAGCCTGACCAATGTAGCCGCTGACGGCCACACCGGTCGCGACCAGTCGACCTACCTGAACGCTGGCGCTGGCGTTAAGTACTACTTCGCTGAAAACTTCTACGCCCGTGCTGGTGTAGACGCTGACTACAAACTGGACAACGGTCGCTGGAACTACGCTCCAGTAATCGGTCTGGGCGTGAACTTCGGTGGCGGCAACAAGCCTGCTGCTGCTCCAGTTCCAGCACCAGCTGAAGTCTGCTCCGACAGCGACAACGATGGCGTTTGCGACAACGTTGACAAGTGCCCGAACACCCCAGCCAACGTAACTGTTGACGCTGATGGCTGCCCGGCAGTTGCTGAAGTTGTTCGTGTAGAGCTGGACGTGAAGTTCGACTTCGACAAGTCGGTCGTCAAGCCAAACAGCTACGCTGACATCAAGAACCTGGCTGACTTCATGAAGCAGTACCCATCGACTCACACCACTGTTGAAGGTCACACTGACTCCGTCGGTCCTGACGCTTACAACCAGAAACTGTCCGAGCGTCGTGCAAACGCCGTTAAGCAAGTTCTGGTTAACCAGTACGGTGTTGAATCGTCCCGCGTTCAGTCGATTGGCTACGGCGAAACCCGTCCAGTTGCTGACAACAAAACCGAAGCTGGCCGCGCCGTTAACCGTCGCGTAGAAGCTCAGGTTGAAGCTCAAGCTAAGTAA
- the rraA gene encoding ribonuclease E activity regulator RraA: MNHYLTPDLCDAYPELVQVLEPMFSNFGGRDSFGGEIVTIKCFEDNSLVKEQVELKGNGKVLVVDGGGSLRRALLGDMLADKASKNGWEGLVIYGCIRDVDVIAQTDLGVQALASHPMKTDKRGIGDLNVPVTFAGVTFHPGQYIYADNNGVIISPSPLKMPE; the protein is encoded by the coding sequence ATGAACCATTACCTCACGCCTGACCTGTGCGACGCCTATCCGGAGCTGGTGCAGGTGCTGGAACCGATGTTCAGCAATTTCGGCGGCCGTGATTCCTTCGGCGGCGAAATCGTGACCATCAAATGCTTCGAAGACAACTCGCTGGTCAAGGAACAGGTTGAACTCAAGGGCAACGGCAAGGTGCTGGTGGTCGATGGCGGCGGTTCCCTGCGGCGTGCGCTGCTGGGCGACATGCTGGCCGACAAGGCCTCGAAAAACGGTTGGGAAGGGCTGGTGATCTACGGTTGCATCCGTGACGTGGATGTCATCGCCCAGACCGATCTCGGCGTGCAGGCGCTGGCCAGCCACCCGATGAAGACCGACAAGCGCGGTATCGGCGATCTCAACGTGCCGGTGACTTTCGCGGGTGTCACCTTTCATCCGGGCCAATACATTTATGCGGACAACAACGGCGTGATCATCTCGCCGAGCCCGCTGAAAATGCCTGAATAA
- the sigX gene encoding RNA polymerase sigma factor SigX, whose product MNKAQTLSTRYDPRELSDEELVARSHTELFHVTRAYEELMRRYQRTLFNVCARYLGNDRDADDVCQEVMLKVLYGLKNFEGKSKFKTWLYSITYNECITQYRKERRKRRLMDALSLDPLEEASEEKAPKPEEKGGLDRWLVYVNPIDREILVLRFVAELEFQEIADIMHMGLSATKMRYKRALDKLREKFAGIAET is encoded by the coding sequence TTGAATAAAGCCCAAACGCTATCCACGCGCTACGACCCCCGCGAGCTCTCTGATGAGGAGTTGGTCGCGCGCTCGCATACCGAGCTGTTTCACGTGACGCGCGCCTATGAAGAACTGATGCGGCGTTACCAGCGAACACTATTTAACGTTTGTGCGCGGTATCTTGGGAACGATCGCGACGCAGACGATGTCTGTCAGGAAGTGATGCTGAAGGTGCTGTACGGCCTGAAGAATTTCGAGGGGAAATCGAAGTTCAAGACATGGCTATATAGCATCACTTACAACGAATGCATCACGCAGTATCGGAAGGAACGGCGAAAGCGTCGCTTGATGGACGCACTGAGTCTTGACCCCCTCGAGGAAGCGTCCGAAGAAAAGGCGCCGAAACCCGAGGAGAAGGGTGGACTTGATCGCTGGCTGGTGTATGTGAACCCGATTGACCGTGAAATTCTGGTGCTACGTTTTGTCGCAGAGCTGGAATTTCAGGAGATCGCAGACATCATGCACATGGGTTTGAGTGCTACAAAAATGCGGTACAAACGTGCTCTAGATAAATTGCGTGAGAAATTTGCAGGCATTGCTGAAACTTAG
- a CDS encoding CrfX protein → MHDPFEQSLRDMLNASPSGRDDDACLGRVLKTANRQVGAGDLFSLLGRWLPALMIALNNGSAHVAPVSRLRKPNARTADKAD, encoded by the coding sequence ATGCACGATCCGTTTGAACAGTCTTTGCGCGACATGCTCAACGCCTCGCCGTCCGGCCGCGACGACGATGCCTGCCTGGGCCGCGTACTCAAAACCGCCAACCGCCAGGTCGGCGCCGGTGATCTGTTCAGCCTGCTGGGCCGCTGGCTGCCCGCGCTGATGATCGCCCTGAACAACGGCTCGGCTCATGTCGCGCCGGTTTCCCGTCTCCGTAAACCTAACGCTCGCACTGCTGATAAGGCTGATTGA
- a CDS encoding alpha/beta fold hydrolase, whose protein sequence is MQSSSNLFPVALISAERRGDLSEDIYRLKPGNSPDWSVEIAVTRLGMADEPATRGVPVILLHGSFSNRRFWFSPKGLGLGAHLTRLGFDVWIPEMRGHGMSQRNEDYRRNRVADYARYDLPAIAAFVREQSGQIPHWIGHSLGGITLAAALGGEYLGEPAVASAAFFGTQVSRTYWPLKIPPVEWSGRFILKRFAQLSGSRLKRGPEDEPIGLALESMRWYGLFGRFGDKDKDWWAGLADVQVPVLAVTAAGDHQDPAWACRKLFEQIGSEHKQFINLGREQGFSENFGHVEMLVSKAAQAEVWPLVARWLADQYTPLVGEKVDMAAAG, encoded by the coding sequence ATGCAAAGCAGCAGCAACCTTTTTCCTGTCGCTCTGATCAGCGCCGAACGTCGCGGTGATCTGAGCGAAGACATCTACCGTTTGAAACCGGGCAACAGCCCCGACTGGTCCGTGGAAATCGCGGTGACCCGTCTCGGCATGGCCGATGAGCCGGCGACACGCGGTGTGCCGGTGATCCTGCTGCATGGCAGCTTCTCCAACCGACGCTTCTGGTTTTCCCCGAAAGGCCTGGGTCTGGGTGCTCATCTGACGCGCCTGGGTTTCGATGTATGGATCCCTGAAATGCGTGGCCACGGCATGTCCCAGCGTAACGAGGACTACCGCCGCAACCGCGTCGCCGACTACGCCCGTTACGATCTGCCGGCCATCGCTGCGTTCGTGCGTGAGCAGAGCGGGCAGATTCCGCACTGGATCGGTCATTCGCTGGGCGGCATTACGCTCGCAGCCGCGCTGGGCGGCGAATACCTCGGCGAACCGGCCGTGGCGTCGGCGGCGTTTTTCGGCACGCAGGTCAGTCGTACCTACTGGCCGCTGAAAATTCCACCGGTGGAGTGGAGCGGGCGTTTCATTCTCAAGCGTTTTGCCCAGTTGTCCGGCTCGCGGCTCAAGCGTGGCCCGGAAGACGAACCGATCGGTCTCGCGCTGGAAAGCATGCGCTGGTACGGCCTGTTCGGGCGTTTCGGTGACAAGGACAAGGATTGGTGGGCGGGGCTTGCCGATGTTCAGGTGCCGGTGTTGGCAGTGACGGCGGCTGGCGATCATCAGGATCCGGCTTGGGCCTGCCGCAAACTGTTCGAGCAGATTGGCTCCGAGCACAAGCAATTCATCAATCTGGGGCGCGAGCAGGGCTTCAGCGAAAATTTCGGCCATGTCGAGATGCTGGTGAGCAAGGCCGCCCAGGCGGAAGTCTGGCCGCTGGTGGCGCGCTGGCTGGCGGATCAGTACACGCCATTGGTCGGCGAAAAGGTGGATATGGCGGCGGCAGGATGA
- a CDS encoding zinc transporter ZntB, with translation MFEEENAQWGLVHALVLDGKGGARSIARTELDDLQLQAHESLWLHWDRSHPQTQTWLRKSSGLNEFTCDLLLEENTRPRLLPLPDSELLLFLRGVNLNPGAEPEDMVSVRIFASAQRVISLRLRPLRATDELLAMLGEGKGPKTSSELILYLAQYLTNKVQDLVTCLSEVVDDEEEKLDADERYTPEHGAVLHIRRRAAGLKRFLAPQRDIFGQLTRIKLPWFVDDDADYWNELNNSLTRYLEELELTRERVGLVLDTEDRRLSVRMNRTMYRFGIITGIFLPMSFLTGLLGINVGGIPLSGNPYGFLVACLLMVLVALGQWWLFRRLRWV, from the coding sequence ATGTTCGAGGAAGAAAACGCGCAATGGGGGCTGGTGCATGCCCTGGTGCTGGACGGTAAAGGCGGTGCGCGTTCGATAGCCCGGACTGAACTCGACGATCTGCAGCTGCAGGCCCATGAGAGCCTGTGGCTGCACTGGGATCGCAGTCACCCGCAGACCCAGACCTGGCTGCGCAAGTCCAGCGGACTCAACGAATTCACCTGCGATCTGCTGCTGGAAGAGAACACCCGTCCACGGCTGCTGCCGTTGCCCGATTCCGAATTGCTGCTGTTTTTGCGCGGGGTCAACCTCAATCCCGGTGCCGAGCCGGAAGACATGGTCTCGGTGCGGATTTTCGCGTCGGCCCAGCGTGTGATTTCCCTGCGTTTGCGCCCCTTGCGCGCCACCGATGAACTGCTGGCGATGCTGGGGGAGGGCAAGGGCCCGAAAACCTCGTCCGAACTCATTCTTTATCTGGCGCAATACCTCACCAACAAGGTGCAGGATCTGGTCACTTGCCTCTCGGAAGTGGTCGATGATGAGGAAGAAAAGCTGGATGCCGACGAACGGTATACCCCCGAGCACGGAGCCGTTTTGCACATCCGTCGCCGGGCGGCCGGACTGAAGCGTTTTCTCGCACCGCAGCGGGATATTTTCGGACAGCTGACGCGGATAAAACTGCCATGGTTCGTCGACGACGACGCGGACTACTGGAACGAATTGAACAACAGCCTGACCCGCTATCTCGAAGAGCTCGAATTGACCCGAGAGCGCGTGGGGCTTGTGCTGGACACCGAAGACCGGCGTTTGAGCGTGCGCATGAATCGCACCATGTACCGCTTCGGGATCATCACCGGGATCTTCCTGCCGATGAGTTTTCTCACCGGCCTGCTGGGGATCAATGTCGGCGGAATTCCGCTTTCCGGAAACCCTTACGGCTTCCTGGTGGCATGCCTGCTGATGGTTCTGGTGGCCCTCGGACAATGGTGGTTGTTCCGCCGATTGCGCTGGGTATGA